From the genome of Adhaeribacter pallidiroseus:
CGAACGCATCAATGGTACTCACGGCAAATTCCGAGTAGTTGTACAGGATCTGCTCAAACGTCCGCTGCGCTCGCGCTCGTACCATTTCCCGGTCCGTATCCGGTTGATTGTATTCTGTTTGAATTTCGGAAGTAATCAGGTCCAGCAATTCCTCGCTGCGCGCCTGCGCGCGCGCATCCGCCTGGACTTCGTTAAACTGCCGCAATGCCGCTAAAATCCGTTCCTTCATCTCGTTGGCGGCGTCGTTGGTAAACGTGATAGCCAATATGGATCGGTAATACCCCGGGTTCTCGCTCTGCAAAGCCAGTTTCAGGTATTCTTTGGTTAAATGGTAGGTTTTGCCGGAACCGGCGGAAGAAGAGTATATTTTAAATTGCTGCGGCACGTGTTCGTTGTTTGTTGCTGGTGGTTCGTTGCTGGCGGTTCCGTGGCCGGAGTTGCTGGCATGCCCCTGGCGGTTGGCGGAACTAAGCGGTTTTTAAAATTACAGCTTCCAGGGCGAATAAGCAAAATAGTAGCAACCAGGATTTGGTACTTCTAATAACAGAAATGGGTTAGCCCGGTTGCCAAAAGTTTTTCCGTTAATCCGGCCGCTACGTACTGGCAACTAGGTAGAAATAACCCCATCCGGGCAGGTAGAAGTACCTAAGCTTACTGCATACCGGTAGCAATAAAAAGCGCGATCGGGTAAATTAAACCGGATCGCGCCCAAAAGCTTAAATTTTAAAATTTTAAATAGTAGCCGGTACGGTGCTATTTATTTTGTTGTTAATCCAGGCAGCCCCCAGAATTCCGCCAACTAAAAACAAAGTAGCAAAACCCGACACCACGTTAAAGGTGCTGCCTTGCTTTTTCTGCTGGCTATTGCTTTTGTTTTTAGATTGAGCCTGCCAGCCCCCGTCGATGCGGTTATGGTGGCCATCGGGTTGGCACAGATTACCCTGGCGCGACGGAGTGTTTTCGTTGTTGAAATGGTTCTGCCAGATCATTTTCTGGATACGTTTGTCGAACATGCCGGCCGGCATAACCAGGCGCTGGGCACGGAGCATCCGGGCCATGTTGCCCACGGCAATTTCTTCTTTCGGCGATTGGGTTAGTTTAAATATTTCTTTAGCTACGTCGGTGGCCGGGATTACAGGTTCGGGCGCTTTTACGTTTTTGCCCATGTAATTGGCCGCGTGCTGAAAAATTGGCGTGTCGATGACGGCCGGTAATACGCAGCTCACGTGAATGTTGGGCTTATCGGCCACTTCCTGGGACAAACTCAGGCTCAAACCCCGCACCGCAAATTTACTAATGGAATACGGAACACTGAAAGGCTGGCCCACCAGAGCCGTCATGGACGACACGTTAATGAGCAAACCCACGTTCCGGTCGCGGAAATGCCGTAGGGGCGTCCGGGCTCCGTAGATATAACCCAATACATTTACTTCCATTAACTGCCGGATATCGTTAGTCGGAATTTCTTCAAACTTCCCGAACAGCGATACCGCCGCATTATTTACCCAAATATCAATATGACCAAAATGCGCCAGCGCCCGGTTGGCCAGGGCGTTTACTTCGTCTTCGTTGCTTACGTCGGTGGGTACCGCTAATGCTTCGGCGCCTAATCGGGTACACTTTTGGGCTAGCTCTTCCAGCGCCTGTTCCTGGCGCGCTGCCACCACCACCGAAATACCTTGTCGTGCAAATTCCAGGGCCGTTGCCCGCCCAATTCCACTCGATGCACCGGTTATAATTGCTACCATATTTTTAAAATTTAGCGTGAATAACTGCATTCCCTACGCCCCAAAATGGCATTAGTTGCTGATTGTGCGGGTTAAATAAAAAATACCAAGAGAAAAAAGCAGGAGGCATCCCAGAAAAAAGAAACGATCGGCCCCTTGCACCCGGTGAACTGGTACCTTTTTTAAAATTTTAAATTTTATAGCGATTGGTAGCTTTTCGGATAAATTCTAATTTAGAAACATGCTTGCCTAAACGTTAAGAAAGGAATTAAATAAATACAAGCTACCGGAAAACTGTTCTACTGGTAATAATCGCCTCAGCCCTATCTCTGCAATGCCAGACTTTAAAGGAGCATCCGGTCAGGTACCAAACCATTAACTACGTGGAGATAGGCAAAATGCTTCCCGGCGCAAAAGTGCCCTACATCATCAATGTCCAAAACAAGAACAAACGCCTTGTTTTGGTCGGTTGCCAACACGTGCGGGTTGTAAACCATCCGCAGTTTGCACAGATCCAACAGTACTTTCGGCAACTGCAACCCCAAATAACTTTTAACGAAGGCGGACCAGTAAACGATTGTATCCGGTAAAATTCCTAGACAGAAGCGATCTCGAAAAATGGGGAAACCGGCTGTTTGAAGTATATGTGTGATCGGGCCGGGGTTGCCATGCGCGATGGCGACTTAACCACCTAGACCGAGTTTGTCCTTACTTTGAAAAAGCACCCGAAAGACCAGTTATTTTTGTATTACGTGATGGAGCGCTTTGTGATTCCGCATTTGTACGGAGCCAATATCAGTAAAATTTTAGAACAGGTTTATGCCGAACAAGTACCATTCTACTTTGTCAAGAATGGTTTTCCGCCAACCACCGAAGAGCAGGACCTTTCTTTTTTTAAAAAATTATACCGGCGGTACATGGGCATCCCTTTTAAAGCAGAATTAAACGACCAAATAGAACAGTATGATTACATAAATCCGGATTGCCATTTTTGCGAAATTGGCCGAACGTCCAAGTTGGTGCAGGACAGCGGGCTGCTCAGCCAAATAGACCAAGCCCTTAAAACTTACGACCGGGTGATGGTTACTTTCGGCCCCGGCCACGCCATAGCCCTGGAGCTAGCCCTTTCTCAGATATTTAATAAGAAAAGGTAAATTTCAGCAACTGTTTTTAATAATAATAGGGTATTTAAAACCTTATACTCACTAGTCGCAAGATCTGGTGATTTTTTAAAATTTTGGTTTGGGAGTAGCGTGTAAAATTGGCCGAATGGCTGTTAACAAGCTTTAAACCATTTTACTATGCGGCGTACGTTCTCCCGGAGCATTTAGCTTTACGCCGAGCTGCATTTCCAACTGTTCGAGCGGTACGCCTTTGGTTTCTACAAAAAAGAACCAAACTACAAAAAACTGCAACACCATCATCACGCCCCCGAATATAAACGGAATAGCCAAGCCCACGCTGGAACTGGCCACCAGGGGTGGATAAACCTGCGCGGCAATGGCGCACAAACCCCAGTGGGTAAAACTGCCCAAGGCCTGGCCTTTACTGCGCACTTTGTTCGGGAAAACCTCGCTGATGTACACCCAGATAACGGCGCCCTGCGAAAAGGAAAAAAACAAAATAAACAAAGCCACTCCCCACGGAAATAACTCAATCAGGTTGCGGGTCCAGGCAATGTAGGCGCACAAAGCCAGCGGAATAGCCGAACCCCAGGAACCAATGAGTAACAATTTTTTCCGGCCAATCCGGTCAATGGTCATTAGGGCTACCGTAACTGCTAAAACATTGGCTACGCCAATTAAAATGGGTTGAAACTTGCCACCGAACGAAGCGCCGATTTCGTGGAGGGTATCGTTTAAATAATACAAAAAACCGTTCACGAAAGATAACTGATTAAAAGCCGCCACACTTACACCCAGAAATATCGGGTAGAAATACTTTCGTTGAAAAAGATTTTCTTGGCTGGTACCGGTTGTAGTTATTAAAGATTGTTGAATCTCGCTAAATGCTTCATTTACCTGGAGTTCGCCCATTTTAGATAAAACCTGCTTTGCTTCACTGGTTCTCCCCTGGGCGATTAACCAGCGGGGACTATCCGGAATAGTGAATAACATAATCAAGAACAACAGAGCCGGCACACCCCCGGTGGCAAACATCAACCGCCATTGTACCGTTAGCACGTCGGTGTTCATGAACTCAATCATGGCGTTGGAAAAATAAGCCACCAGTATACCCAGGCACACATTAAACTGAAATAATATCACCAGGCGACCGCGAAGTTTAGCCGGGGCGATTTCGGCTAAATACATCGGAATAATCACCGAAGAACCACCAATTGCAATACCGCCAATAAACCGGAAAACGGCTAAAGACCAGAAATCCCAGGCTAAGGCGCAGCCAATGGCCGAAATTAAAAATAATGCCGCCAGTACCATTAAGTAATTGCGCCGGCCCCAGATATCGCCGGGTTTCGAGCTGATGATGGTACCCACGATGGTACCGATTAAGGCCGAAGAAACCACAAAGCCCATGGCCCATTCCGAAAGCTGAAAAATGGTTTTCACCGAAGACGTGGTGCCGGCAATAACGGCGGTATCAAACCCAAACAGCAAACCCCCCAGGGAAGAAACAATGGCGGCCCGGATTAAGGCGCCGGTTACCTGGTATTTTTTAGGTTGTAACAAATTCTCCATAAGCCAGGGCAAGTTAATTTTTAAAGGTTACAATGGGGTTAGTAGATTCTGCGGCCATGGTTTCGGCCAGGCATAAGGCCGCAATGTCGCCAATATTTTCCGCGAGCAGGGCCGGCACAATGCGGCAAGCCTGGTAAGATTCCGTGATGGCTTCGGCCGCAATTACTTCGCGCATGTCAGGTTCCAGGAGTTCCTGCGCCCGGCCGTAAATGCTGCCCATTATGATAATCTCGGGGTTCAGAATATCAATTAAAAGCGAAAGGCCGGCTCCCAGAAATTGTCCGCAGGTCCGGTAAATGTCCTGGGCCACCGGGTCGCCGGCGTAAGCGGCTTCGGCTACTATTTTGGCCGTGAGGAATGGCAAATCTTCGAGGCTTTGGCAAAACGAAACCGGTTGCCCCATTTGTAATTTTTGCCGCACTTTTACCTGGGCCAGCTGGGCAATACCGCCGCCGCTGCAAAAGCCTTCGAAAGAACCTTCTTTGCCAAAACCCACCGGCCCGCGGCGGGCTAAGCGCAAATGGCCCACTTCGCCGGCCAGGTCGGTGGTGCCGGAATATAGTTTTCCGTCCAGGATTAAGCCGGCGCCCATGCCGGTGCCAAACGTAAGAAAAATTAAATTAGAATACCCTTTGCCGGCCCCGTGTTTCCATTCGGCCATGGCGCAGGCGTTGGCGTCATTTTGCAATAAGGTTTTCCGGCCGAATCTTTTCTCGGTGAGCATGACAATGGGGATGTGGTCCCAGCCGGGCAGGTTGGGCGGCGATAAAATCAGGCCTTTCTTGCTGCTTAAAGGCCCGCCGCAACTAATGCCAATGCCTTCGATAGCCTCGGCGGTTAGGCCTTGTTTTAACAAAAGCGCTTCGGCCGTAGCGTACAACCAGTCGATCATGGCATAAACCGGCTTATCGGTGGGCAAAACTTGCTTGTCGATAATTTGCAAGTCGTGGTTTGAATTTTTTGTACCCAGCACCACCGCGCATTTGGTTCCCCCAATATCAAAACCTAAAAGCATATTCGTCCTTGTTTTTATTCGTTGTTAATTGATCGTTATTGGTTATGCTGTATTTACTTAAAGACTTTACTAAAATAAACCAGATGAAGGTGTTTAATTAAGCGGCCTATATTAAATATTTCAGGAGTCGAACCAGGAACAACTACTAACGACCAACTACTTAATCAGGTAGAGGTAGTAAAATATTTAAAAATTTATGTATTTCCCAACTTCGGCCAAGCCTTATTCATTGTTGGTAAGCAGGAGCGGGGTAATTTTAACGGACTTAAATTTAACCTGGCCGTGCTTGGCAAAAAACCAGAGCACATTGCCTTTTTGCTCCGGCAAGCGGTTTACCAGGCAGCGCCGGTTATTTACAGCAACGTCAATAATGCTTTCGTTCATAATTATATCTATTTTCAAAGGTTTATCCAGGCCTTCTACGGAATTTATTTCGGTGTTATGCAGCCGCACTTTTTGCTCGCTGGCCGAGAAAGTAAGTTTGTAACCCCCGGAACCATCCTGATTAGAGCGCAACAGCAAACCGTATTCTTCGTTGGGGCCGGTAGGTTCTATTTCGACGGTAATGCGGCCATTTACCGGCAGGTTAACGTAGTGCGCGGTACCCACACCATTGGGCGCGCTAATCACAAAACTGTTGGCCGCGAGTTCCTGCGTTAAAGAATCTTTGGCGAGTTTCAAAGATACCAGGGCATTGCTTGCGGGTAGCATTTCCGGCGGGAACTTAGTACCCAGCGTACCGTTTGGGTTTTGCACCAGCTCCCGGAAAACCACATTGCCCCCGAACATTTCGTTGGTATTATCTTTATTTTCTTTCCGGGACGGAATCCAGGCCGCAACAATGCGCCGGTTGTTTTTAAATTCGGCGGTTTTCGCCACATTCGACCATTCTTCCACCAGGGTCTGGTCATCGGGCTGTTCCCAGGGGCCGTACGGATTTTTCGATTTCACGTAGTAGGTATCGCCGCCATCGCCGTAAATTAAGTAATACCAGTCGTTCCACTTAAAATAATCGGGGCATTCGGGTACGGATCGTTGTCCGGTGAGTAAAGGCGCTTTAATGTCCCATTTTTTTAAATCTCTCGAGACCATGTGTACCAAACTGCCGTCCCAGTTTTTAATGGCCGATTGATTTAAGCGGCTCGAGACGAACAAATGGAACAGGCCGTCTTTATCAACGGTTACTTTGGGGTCCCGGAAATCGCGGGTACTGTAGCCGGGGGCAGAAGTATAAAACGGATTCGGTTTTTGCTTTTTAAAATGAATGCCATCGTCGCTCACTGCGTAACTTAATTGCTCGTTTACTTTGCCGTTTACCAGCAACCGGGTAGCGTAAAAAGCATAGAATTTTTTATTATGGTACACCACCGAACCGGTACAAATTGATTTTTCCCAATCCTCATCAATGCCCAGTACTACCGGGTGGTGTTTCCAGGTTTTTAAATCGGTGGTGGTACTTACCGTCCATTGGTGACCGCCCAACCCATTAAGGGCCGAGTGGTGGCCCGAGTCCAGTAACCAGTATAAATAATAGGTGCCGTTGTGGCTAAAAGGAATGCAATCGCCCACAAACAGGTTATCGCCTTTGGGCGCAAAATACTGCATGTTGTTGACGGGCTGAATCGCCGGGTTATAATCTACCTTGAACTGGGCAAAAGCCGGCGGCGTGCTTGCCAGCAAGAAGAGGAATAATATTTTTTTTAGCGGCATATACAAGCAATTAAATTTTAAAATTGAGGTGAAACCTGGGCCAAGGAATAATCTTTACATGAATTTATTAGAAGGTTGCAGTAGATTGAAGTAAATAGCTATTGTACAAATAGTTAAAGTAATAGCAAGTAAGTAAAGGTGCAATACAAGTTTAAAGTAAATCCGCCTTTTCTATGTCCTTCAGGAGGAAACTTTTGGGCTTCGTAGCGAAATAGGTTCCTCTTGAAGGACAGAATTTTAAAAATTTAAAATAACAAAGAACCCTTAGTAGCTATACAATAAGTAGCCCAGTCAGGTGTAAGATTTCACGCTAAACTGTTCTGTTGTTCAGCGCGTTTTTAGCGTCTTGATTTTCGTTGGTTCTTTTTGTGTCAAGACAAAATATAACCAAGACCTAAACTATAAATCAACTCTCATTAGAAATAAAGCGAGAACAGTCACTAGGGGTACGATAATCAGCTGGTAAGTTGCCAAAGCAGAAGCCACGGCTACGCGACCGATCACCAACTTACATTTTATTAAAACCTACCGGCCGCTTACCAGCCCTTATTTTGCCGGTATAATCCTTCGGAGAAGTTAATCTGGGCCTGCGGAATGGGAAAGTACTCGTCCCGGTTTTTTTTAAAAAAAGCATCTTTCAGGAAGCCGAAAGTAATTTTCTCTTTGGCAAAATAAGCGTTTAAGGTTTCGGCGGCCAGGCCCCAGCGCACCAGGTCAAAAAAGCGCACGCCTTCCGTGGCAAATTCCAGGCGTCTTTCCCATTGCAAAGCCTGGCGGGCAAATTCCGGGGTCCAGTTGCAGTTTATGCCGTTAAGGTACGGACTCACCTTGTAATTCGAAATGCGGCTGCCGTCTTTGCGGACCAACCGGCCGGTGCTGTTGGCGGCCCGTTCACGAATCTGGTTAATTAGCGGTAAGGCCAGGTTGTGTTGCCCGGTTTCAATATAGGCTTCGGCGAGCCATAATAAAACATCGTCGTAGCGGATAATATCGGCGTTGCGGGAAGTACCCATAAACGGCCCGAGTTTCACGAAACAAGAGCTGTTGTAATGTTCCAGAGATTTCATGCTGGTTAAATAGCCGTAAACTTCCGGTACCCGCCGCCAGCTTTTGGTGGTAACAAAATCCGGATCGTATTTCCAGGGGTGCGTGGGAATGCCGATGGTGTGATCCATACGGGGGTCTACGGTTTGGCTCATAAAATCAATGGTGCTTAAATCGTTGACGTTGGCCCAGGTATTTATTTTAAACAGAAAATCATTGTTGTAGGTAGCCATCATCGGCAAACCCGTAGTCTGGTCGGTTTTAAAAGCGTTAAGCAGGGTATAACTCGGATTTAAAAAATCGCAGCAACCAAACTGAGGCGCCATGTTGTACGCGACCCCGGTAGCGAGCTGAATTTTACCGTTCTGGGTACCGTCGTCCTGGGAGTATTGTACCGAAAAGATGGATTCCGGACCGTTTTCAAATCCGCACAAAAAGTTTTGGGCAAAATCCGGGGATAAGCTTTTGCCCCCTGAATTTACAATGTTCTGGCATAAGTTAATTACTTCCTGTAACCGGGCGGGGTTGATAGTGGTGACATTGTTATTATCGTCCTGCTCGTAGGCCTGGTACAAGCGGGTTTTCGCCAGATAAGCCCAGGCGGCTACCTGGCTGGCCCGGCCAACTTCCTGCTGCGTTAATGGCAAATTATCAGCGGCAAACTGAAAATCTTCGGCAATTTTATTCCACAATTCGTCGCTGGTGTAGGTCGTGTTGGTTAAGGTGTTTAGCTGTTCTTTCGGCAAGGAAGCATCTACCCAAACCGGGTGTTTAAACAAGATTTTTAAAATAAAATGCCAGTGGCCCCGCAAAAACCGGCATTCGGCCTGCCGTTTTTTTAAATTCGGGTAGTTGGCTTCGGTCATGGTTTCCATCCGCCTTAACGCATCATTGGCCCGGCCCAGGTTTTCGTACAGGTAAATCCAGATATCATTAATCTGCCCGTTGGTGGGAGCCAGCAAGTTAAAGGTTTCCATGATGTGCTGATCGAAATTATCGCCGGTGCCGCCACCGCCTTTGTAGGCGTCGTCGCTCCGCACGC
Proteins encoded in this window:
- a CDS encoding family 43 glycosylhydrolase, with the protein product MPLKKILFLFLLASTPPAFAQFKVDYNPAIQPVNNMQYFAPKGDNLFVGDCIPFSHNGTYYLYWLLDSGHHSALNGLGGHQWTVSTTTDLKTWKHHPVVLGIDEDWEKSICTGSVVYHNKKFYAFYATRLLVNGKVNEQLSYAVSDDGIHFKKQKPNPFYTSAPGYSTRDFRDPKVTVDKDGLFHLFVSSRLNQSAIKNWDGSLVHMVSRDLKKWDIKAPLLTGQRSVPECPDYFKWNDWYYLIYGDGGDTYYVKSKNPYGPWEQPDDQTLVEEWSNVAKTAEFKNNRRIVAAWIPSRKENKDNTNEMFGGNVVFRELVQNPNGTLGTKFPPEMLPASNALVSLKLAKDSLTQELAANSFVISAPNGVGTAHYVNLPVNGRITVEIEPTGPNEEYGLLLRSNQDGSGGYKLTFSASEQKVRLHNTEINSVEGLDKPLKIDIIMNESIIDVAVNNRRCLVNRLPEQKGNVLWFFAKHGQVKFKSVKITPLLLTNNE
- a CDS encoding ROK family protein, which codes for MLLGFDIGGTKCAVVLGTKNSNHDLQIIDKQVLPTDKPVYAMIDWLYATAEALLLKQGLTAEAIEGIGISCGGPLSSKKGLILSPPNLPGWDHIPIVMLTEKRFGRKTLLQNDANACAMAEWKHGAGKGYSNLIFLTFGTGMGAGLILDGKLYSGTTDLAGEVGHLRLARRGPVGFGKEGSFEGFCSGGGIAQLAQVKVRQKLQMGQPVSFCQSLEDLPFLTAKIVAEAAYAGDPVAQDIYRTCGQFLGAGLSLLIDILNPEIIIMGSIYGRAQELLEPDMREVIAAEAITESYQACRIVPALLAENIGDIAALCLAETMAAESTNPIVTFKN
- a CDS encoding SDR family oxidoreductase, with amino-acid sequence MVAIITGASSGIGRATALEFARQGISVVVAARQEQALEELAQKCTRLGAEALAVPTDVSNEDEVNALANRALAHFGHIDIWVNNAAVSLFGKFEEIPTNDIRQLMEVNVLGYIYGARTPLRHFRDRNVGLLINVSSMTALVGQPFSVPYSISKFAVRGLSLSLSQEVADKPNIHVSCVLPAVIDTPIFQHAANYMGKNVKAPEPVIPATDVAKEIFKLTQSPKEEIAVGNMARMLRAQRLVMPAGMFDKRIQKMIWQNHFNNENTPSRQGNLCQPDGHHNRIDGGWQAQSKNKSNSQQKKQGSTFNVVSGFATLFLVGGILGAAWINNKINSTVPATI
- a CDS encoding RagB/SusD family nutrient uptake outer membrane protein produces the protein MKRIAIVLTTCFLLVAQSCKDYLEFEPKGVVSSDQLNTPEEVDKMVIAAYASLSNDFFLSQMASVPWIWGSVRSDDAYKGGGGTGDNFDQHIMETFNLLAPTNGQINDIWIYLYENLGRANDALRRMETMTEANYPNLKKRQAECRFLRGHWHFILKILFKHPVWVDASLPKEQLNTLTNTTYTSDELWNKIAEDFQFAADNLPLTQQEVGRASQVAAWAYLAKTRLYQAYEQDDNNNVTTINPARLQEVINLCQNIVNSGGKSLSPDFAQNFLCGFENGPESIFSVQYSQDDGTQNGKIQLATGVAYNMAPQFGCCDFLNPSYTLLNAFKTDQTTGLPMMATYNNDFLFKINTWANVNDLSTIDFMSQTVDPRMDHTIGIPTHPWKYDPDFVTTKSWRRVPEVYGYLTSMKSLEHYNSSCFVKLGPFMGTSRNADIIRYDDVLLWLAEAYIETGQHNLALPLINQIRERAANSTGRLVRKDGSRISNYKVSPYLNGINCNWTPEFARQALQWERRLEFATEGVRFFDLVRWGLAAETLNAYFAKEKITFGFLKDAFFKKNRDEYFPIPQAQINFSEGLYRQNKGW
- a CDS encoding sugar porter family MFS transporter, whose translation is MENLLQPKKYQVTGALIRAAIVSSLGGLLFGFDTAVIAGTTSSVKTIFQLSEWAMGFVVSSALIGTIVGTIISSKPGDIWGRRNYLMVLAALFLISAIGCALAWDFWSLAVFRFIGGIAIGGSSVIIPMYLAEIAPAKLRGRLVILFQFNVCLGILVAYFSNAMIEFMNTDVLTVQWRLMFATGGVPALLFLIMLFTIPDSPRWLIAQGRTSEAKQVLSKMGELQVNEAFSEIQQSLITTTGTSQENLFQRKYFYPIFLGVSVAAFNQLSFVNGFLYYLNDTLHEIGASFGGKFQPILIGVANVLAVTVALMTIDRIGRKKLLLIGSWGSAIPLALCAYIAWTRNLIELFPWGVALFILFFSFSQGAVIWVYISEVFPNKVRSKGQALGSFTHWGLCAIAAQVYPPLVASSSVGLAIPFIFGGVMMVLQFFVVWFFFVETKGVPLEQLEMQLGVKLNAPGERTPHSKMV